One genomic segment of Methanofastidiosum sp. includes these proteins:
- a CDS encoding VCBS repeat-containing protein has product MKKILSVFLTLSMLFSLEIILAEDYKDAPFVTVDNPTSLFIYDLNKDGKEEILVTSIDGKLHAYDKLGVEKWNYLTDETPYSIFVDDIDGDGLAEIVLGTGKIDPQSFRYSSGKIILLNHFGKQDWTYGTTSAIKGIYVSDIDGDGGKDILASSEDGILYAMDHKGVLKWDEFTGSRSPAFSANLAGGTDILIAHGQAILNNKGKIVGRASDLFEWKKYILKDLNKDGKAEFLMLSQYPFISVFNLEGTDLKGIWQYQCDGDAMDVIVDDFNDDGNLEVIASSSKWLDLSNSYGEGKIYIINGNDGTLKQSISLSSAAFYIGVADINNDGKKDVIYTSEKGVNTLLYGITIAQEPPKDQTPPKESTPTTPTPPKNTPGFEIGAVSAAALLVGYYLKRRK; this is encoded by the coding sequence ATGAAAAAAATATTATCAGTATTCTTAACATTATCTATGCTATTCTCTTTAGAAATCATACTGGCTGAAGACTACAAAGATGCTCCTTTTGTCACTGTGGACAATCCAACTTCACTATTTATTTACGATCTAAATAAGGATGGAAAAGAAGAAATTTTAGTAACTTCAATTGATGGTAAACTTCATGCTTACGATAAGTTGGGGGTAGAGAAATGGAATTACCTCACGGATGAGACACCCTATTCTATTTTTGTTGACGACATAGATGGAGATGGTCTTGCAGAAATAGTTCTTGGAACAGGTAAGATAGACCCTCAATCTTTTAGATATTCATCGGGAAAGATTATTCTCCTAAATCACTTCGGTAAACAAGATTGGACCTATGGTACAACTAGTGCTATTAAAGGAATATATGTTTCAGATATCGATGGAGATGGAGGAAAAGATATACTGGCTTCATCAGAAGATGGAATTTTATATGCCATGGATCATAAAGGTGTTCTTAAGTGGGATGAATTTACTGGATCTAGGTCCCCGGCATTCAGTGCCAATCTAGCCGGGGGTACGGATATTTTGATTGCGCATGGTCAAGCAATTCTTAATAATAAAGGAAAAATAGTAGGTAGAGCATCCGACCTATTTGAATGGAAAAAATATATCCTTAAAGACTTAAACAAAGATGGAAAAGCTGAGTTTCTTATGCTTTCACAATATCCATTCATATCAGTATTTAATCTTGAAGGAACTGACCTTAAAGGAATTTGGCAGTATCAATGCGATGGCGATGCTATGGATGTAATTGTGGATGACTTTAACGACGATGGCAACTTGGAGGTAATTGCTTCTTCCTCAAAATGGTTAGATTTATCCAACTCTTATGGCGAAGGTAAAATATATATAATAAATGGAAACGATGGAACACTCAAACAATCTATCTCTCTATCGTCTGCTGCGTTTTATATAGGCGTTGCTGATATAAACAATGATGGCAAGAAAGACGTAATTTATACTTCTGAAAAGGGCGTGAATACATTGTTATACGGGATAACTATAGCTCAAGAGCCACCAAAAGATCAAACGCCGCCAAAGGAAAGCACACCCACAACACCGACACCGCCAAAAAATACACCCGGATTCGAAATAGGCGCTGTTAGTGCAGCTGCCCTATTAGTGGGATATTATTTAAAAAGAAGAAAATAA